A genomic region of Friedmanniella luteola contains the following coding sequences:
- the lat gene encoding L-lysine 6-transaminase — MAEQTHVSPAEVHEVLGRHVLTDGMKLVVDLRRSRGSCLVDARTGQRYLDLYTFFASAPLGINPPGLADDPTFLAELGEIAANKPANPDMYTTAYAEFVATFVRVLGDPALPHLFFVEGGALAVENALKAAFDWKSRHNEAAGRDRRLGTKVLHLTHAFHGRSGYTLSLTNTDPGKTDRFPQFDWPRIDVPAVRFPLADHLEEVEAAERHALEQARRAFAAHPHDIAAFIAEPIQGEGGDHHIRAEFFAALREIVHAHDALFIFDEVQTGVGTTGSAWAYQQLGVQPDLVAFSKKAQVGGVMAGGRIDEVPDNVFTVSGRINSTWGGGLTDMVRSRRLLEIIEAEGLIEQAGPKGERLLAGLRRQAATHGLVDNVRGRGLFAACDLPDAATRAAVLSDLHDVEHVIVLPCGARSLRFRPALSITEDEIDEAVAAVGRSLARTAASTRQLQESAR; from the coding sequence ATGGCCGAGCAGACGCACGTCTCCCCCGCCGAGGTGCACGAGGTGCTGGGTCGGCACGTGCTGACCGACGGCATGAAGCTGGTCGTCGACCTGCGGCGCAGCCGTGGGTCCTGCTTGGTCGACGCCCGCACGGGTCAGCGCTACCTCGACCTCTACACGTTCTTCGCCTCGGCGCCGCTGGGGATCAACCCGCCCGGGCTGGCCGACGACCCGACCTTCCTCGCCGAGCTGGGCGAGATCGCCGCCAACAAGCCGGCCAACCCCGACATGTACACGACGGCCTACGCCGAGTTCGTCGCCACCTTCGTCCGCGTCCTGGGCGACCCGGCCCTGCCCCACCTCTTCTTCGTCGAGGGAGGGGCGCTCGCGGTGGAGAACGCGCTCAAGGCCGCCTTCGACTGGAAGAGCCGGCACAACGAGGCGGCCGGCCGCGACCGCCGGCTGGGCACGAAGGTGCTGCACCTGACGCACGCCTTCCACGGCCGCTCGGGCTACACCCTGTCGTTGACCAACACCGACCCCGGCAAGACCGACCGGTTCCCGCAGTTCGACTGGCCGCGGATCGACGTGCCCGCCGTCCGCTTCCCCCTGGCCGACCACCTCGAGGAGGTCGAGGCCGCCGAGCGGCACGCCCTGGAGCAGGCGCGGCGGGCCTTCGCGGCGCACCCGCACGACATCGCGGCCTTCATCGCCGAGCCGATCCAGGGCGAGGGCGGCGACCACCACATCCGGGCCGAGTTCTTCGCCGCCCTGCGCGAGATCGTGCACGCCCACGACGCTCTGTTCATCTTCGACGAGGTGCAGACCGGCGTCGGCACCACGGGGTCGGCCTGGGCCTACCAGCAGCTCGGGGTCCAGCCGGACCTGGTCGCGTTCAGCAAGAAGGCCCAGGTGGGCGGGGTGATGGCCGGCGGCCGGATCGACGAGGTCCCCGACAACGTCTTCACCGTCTCCGGCCGGATCAACTCCACCTGGGGTGGTGGGCTGACCGACATGGTGCGCTCGCGCCGGCTGCTGGAGATCATCGAGGCCGAGGGTCTGATCGAGCAGGCGGGTCCCAAGGGCGAGCGCCTCCTGGCGGGCCTCCGGCGGCAGGCCGCGACGCACGGCCTGGTGGACAACGTCCGCGGCCGCGGGCTGTTCGCGGCCTGCGACCTGCCCGACGCGGCCACCCGGGCCGCCGTGCTGAGCGACCTGCACGACGTCGAGCACGTGATCGTCCTGCCGTGCGGCGCGCGGTCGCTCCGCTTCCGTCCGGCCCTGTCCATCACCGAGGATGAGATCGACGAGGCCGTCGCCGCCGTCGGCCGGTCCCTCGCCCGCACCGCCGCCTCGACCCGCCAGCTCCAGGAGTCCGCCCGATGA
- a CDS encoding MFS transporter, whose translation MSTTGTTPTRAQRLDVLPFTGEHRRLLLGSGAGWALDALDVGLVSFIIAQLTVQWRLSPGEASWIASIGFAGMAIGAAVGGLLADRFGRRQVFALTLLVYGLLTGVSALSWSLAALLVSRFLVGLGLGAELPVASTLVSEFAPARIRGRVVVLLESFWAVGWTLAALIGFLVVPRGDDGWRWALALGAVPALYAVLVRLGLPESVRFLEAKGRHDEAEAVVRRFEDSAGGRRVAAAPPEPEPAGVRPPAGGSRVAALWSRPLRRRTAALWAVWFCVNFSYYGAFIWLPSLLYASGFSLVRSFGYTLLITLAQLPGYAVAALLVERWGRRRTLVAALVGSAAAAALFATAGSTATVLAAGMLLSFSNLGAWGALYAVTPELYPTSLRGTGSGWAAGVGRIASVVAPLCVPLLSGAGGTGLVFVVFAAVFGLAAVAAAALPELRGQALADL comes from the coding sequence GTGAGCACCACCGGCACCACCCCGACGCGGGCCCAGCGGCTCGACGTCCTCCCGTTCACCGGGGAGCACCGGCGCCTGCTGCTGGGCTCGGGGGCGGGCTGGGCGCTGGACGCCCTCGACGTCGGCCTGGTGTCGTTCATCATCGCCCAGCTCACCGTGCAGTGGCGGCTGTCGCCGGGTGAGGCGTCCTGGATCGCCTCGATCGGCTTCGCCGGGATGGCGATCGGGGCCGCGGTCGGCGGGCTGCTCGCCGACCGGTTCGGGCGCCGTCAGGTGTTCGCCCTCACGCTGCTGGTGTACGGGCTGCTCACCGGGGTGTCCGCGCTCTCCTGGTCGCTGGCGGCCCTGCTGGTGTCCCGCTTCCTCGTCGGCCTCGGGCTGGGCGCCGAGCTGCCGGTGGCGTCGACCCTGGTCAGCGAGTTCGCGCCCGCCCGCATCCGCGGGCGGGTGGTCGTGCTGCTGGAGTCCTTCTGGGCGGTCGGCTGGACGCTGGCGGCCCTGATCGGCTTCCTCGTCGTGCCGCGGGGCGACGACGGCTGGCGCTGGGCCCTCGCGCTGGGCGCCGTCCCCGCCCTCTACGCCGTGCTCGTCCGGCTCGGGCTGCCGGAGTCGGTCCGGTTCCTGGAGGCGAAGGGCCGCCACGACGAGGCCGAGGCGGTCGTCCGGCGGTTCGAGGACTCCGCCGGTGGCCGGCGGGTGGCCGCCGCACCCCCCGAGCCCGAGCCTGCCGGGGTCCGGCCCCCCGCGGGCGGCAGCCGCGTCGCCGCGCTCTGGTCGCGCCCGCTGCGCCGCCGGACCGCGGCGCTCTGGGCGGTCTGGTTCTGCGTCAACTTCTCCTACTACGGCGCCTTCATCTGGCTGCCCAGCCTGCTCTACGCGTCGGGCTTCTCCCTGGTGCGCTCGTTCGGCTACACGCTGCTGATCACGCTGGCCCAGCTGCCGGGGTACGCGGTGGCCGCCCTGCTCGTCGAGCGGTGGGGACGACGCCGGACCCTCGTCGCCGCCCTGGTCGGCTCGGCCGCCGCGGCCGCGCTCTTCGCCACCGCCGGCAGCACCGCGACCGTGCTGGCGGCCGGGATGCTGCTGTCCTTCTCCAACCTGGGCGCCTGGGGCGCCCTCTACGCCGTGACGCCGGAGCTCTACCCCACCTCGCTCCGGGGCACCGGGTCGGGCTGGGCCGCCGGCGTGGGGCGGATCGCCTCGGTGGTGGCGCCGCTCTGCGTGCCGCTGCTCAGCGGCGCCGGCGGCACCGGCCTGGTGTTCGTGGTGTTCGCCGCCGTGTTCGGGCTGGCCGCGGTGGCCGCGGCCGCGCTGCCCGAGCTCCGCGGGCAGGCCCTCGCCGACCTCTGA
- a CDS encoding putative quinol monooxygenase, with protein MYFIVVKFETRPEWTDRWLDLVEDFTTATRQEPGNLWFEWSRSVEDPRTFVLVEAFTDDGAGPHVSSPHFAQAMQDLQPALASTPRIVSRQVEGSGWDTMGELQVG; from the coding sequence ATGTACTTCATCGTCGTCAAGTTCGAGACCAGGCCGGAGTGGACCGACCGCTGGCTGGACCTGGTCGAGGACTTCACCACCGCCACCCGGCAGGAGCCGGGCAACCTGTGGTTCGAGTGGTCGCGCAGCGTCGAGGACCCGCGCACCTTCGTGCTCGTCGAGGCCTTCACCGACGACGGCGCCGGCCCGCACGTCAGCAGCCCGCACTTCGCGCAGGCCATGCAGGACCTGCAGCCGGCCCTGGCCAGCACGCCCAGGATTGTCAGCCGGCAGGTCGAGGGCAGCGGCTGGGACACGATGGGCGAGCTGCAGGTCGGGTGA
- a CDS encoding acyl-CoA dehydrogenase family protein, which produces MTRTTPLELLAVDHLLSDDERDVQEAVRDFVRTRVRPHVAGWFERGEIDRGLLTDAGSLGLLGMHLEGYGCAGTNAVSYGLACLELEAGDSGVRSMVSVQGSLAMFALHAFGSEEQKQTWLPGMARGELVGCFGLTEPDFGSNPAGMRTRAKRDGDGWVLDGTKMWITNGSIADVAVVWAATDEAEGARGIRGFVVPTSTPGFSAPTIGHKLSLRASVTSELVLEDVRLPGDAVLPGVAGLRGPLSCLNEARFGIIFGALGAARDCLETALDYAATREIFDRPLASFQLTQAKLADMALELQKGFLLALHLGRLKDDHRLEPRQISLGKLNNVREALQIARECRTILGANGITLDYPVMRHATNLESVLTYEGTSEVHQLVIGQALTGESAFS; this is translated from the coding sequence ATGACCCGCACCACCCCCCTGGAGCTGCTGGCGGTGGACCACCTGCTCAGCGACGACGAGCGGGACGTCCAGGAGGCGGTCCGCGACTTCGTCCGCACCCGGGTGAGGCCGCACGTCGCGGGCTGGTTCGAGCGGGGCGAGATCGACCGCGGCCTGCTCACCGACGCGGGCTCGCTGGGGCTGCTGGGCATGCACCTGGAGGGCTACGGCTGCGCGGGCACGAACGCCGTCTCCTACGGGTTGGCGTGCCTCGAGCTGGAGGCGGGCGACTCCGGGGTGCGGAGCATGGTCTCGGTCCAGGGCTCGCTGGCCATGTTCGCCCTGCACGCCTTCGGCAGCGAGGAGCAGAAGCAGACCTGGCTGCCGGGCATGGCCCGCGGGGAGCTGGTCGGCTGCTTCGGGCTGACCGAGCCCGACTTCGGGTCCAACCCGGCCGGCATGCGGACGCGCGCCAAGCGCGACGGCGACGGCTGGGTGCTCGACGGGACCAAGATGTGGATCACCAACGGCTCGATCGCCGACGTCGCCGTGGTGTGGGCCGCGACGGACGAGGCGGAGGGCGCCCGGGGCATCCGCGGGTTCGTCGTCCCCACCAGCACGCCGGGCTTCTCCGCGCCGACGATCGGCCACAAGCTGTCGCTGCGGGCGTCGGTGACCTCGGAGCTGGTGCTCGAGGACGTGCGGCTGCCCGGCGACGCGGTGCTGCCGGGGGTCGCAGGGCTGCGCGGACCGCTGTCCTGCCTCAACGAGGCCCGGTTCGGCATCATCTTCGGCGCGCTGGGCGCGGCCCGGGACTGCCTGGAGACCGCGCTCGACTACGCGGCCACCCGGGAGATCTTCGACCGGCCGCTGGCGTCGTTCCAGCTGACCCAGGCCAAGCTGGCGGACATGGCGCTGGAGCTGCAGAAGGGGTTCCTGCTCGCGCTGCACCTCGGCCGGCTCAAGGACGACCACCGCCTGGAGCCCCGTCAGATCAGCCTCGGCAAGCTGAACAACGTCCGGGAGGCCCTGCAGATCGCGCGCGAGTGCCGCACGATCCTCGGCGCCAACGGCATCACGCTGGACTACCCGGTGATGCGGCACGCCACCAACCTGGAGTCGGTGCTGACCTACGAGGGCACCTCCGAGGTGCACCAGCTGGTCATCGGGCAGGCCCTCACCGGGGAGAGCGCCTTCAGCTGA
- a CDS encoding thiamine pyrophosphate-dependent enzyme, whose product MHPLDAYLRAALADVSAPVVAPATTDADTSAEWWEGVFDAQATSRHLDLVARELQAEGEGFYTIGSAGHEANALVAAALRPTDPALLHYRSGGFYAARAAQVPGSTPVRDVLQGVMGLADEPIAGGRHKVFGHPDLAVIPQTSTIASHLPRAVGLALALHRAHRLGVDCPWPRDAVVVASFGDASANHSTLTGAVGTALNAAHRGLDVPLLLVCEDNGYGISVPTPAGWVEHAYGSRPGLDYRAVDGSDPATAWPRIAEAAARVRRRRRPLFLHLRTVRYLGHAGSDAEVSYRTPRAIEADYARDPLLGTARVLAGLGRTPAELLGRYSAARAAVDAEATRLRGGRRLGSAPEVMAPLAPRRPERVAVAARAYRPSPGAAGRTLAESVNAALAAILEADRRVLVFGEDVGVKGGVYGVTGGLARRFGAARVFDSVLDEQSILGMGLGAALAGLVPVPEIQYLAYLHNAEDQLRGEAATLRFFSSGRFPNPLVVRVAGLAYQRGFGGHFHNDNALGVLRDIPGLVLACPSRGDDAAAMLRTCVAAAATDGTVAVFLEPIALYHRRDLHAPGDGGWLSADDAGHVPVGAARLHPAGAAATADLTLVSFGNGVPMSLRVARRLAGHGVRADVLDLRWLAPLPVEDLLAAARTTGRVLVVDETRHTGGVGEGVVTALVEHGFGGAVARVSSADSFVPLGPAAAHVLLDEDEIEKAALTLAGGGAGP is encoded by the coding sequence GTGCACCCGCTCGACGCCTACCTGCGCGCCGCCCTGGCCGACGTGTCAGCGCCCGTGGTCGCCCCGGCGACCACCGACGCTGACACGTCGGCGGAGTGGTGGGAGGGCGTCTTCGACGCGCAGGCCACCAGCCGGCACCTCGACCTCGTGGCCCGGGAGCTGCAGGCCGAGGGCGAGGGCTTCTACACGATCGGCTCGGCGGGGCACGAGGCGAACGCCCTCGTCGCGGCCGCCCTGCGGCCGACCGACCCGGCCCTGCTGCACTACCGCTCGGGCGGCTTCTACGCCGCCCGGGCCGCGCAGGTCCCGGGCAGCACGCCCGTGCGGGACGTGCTGCAGGGCGTGATGGGCCTGGCCGACGAGCCGATCGCCGGCGGCCGGCACAAGGTCTTCGGCCACCCCGACCTGGCCGTCATCCCGCAGACCTCGACGATCGCCTCGCACCTCCCCCGCGCCGTCGGGCTGGCCCTCGCGCTGCACCGGGCGCACCGCCTGGGCGTCGACTGCCCCTGGCCGCGGGACGCCGTCGTCGTCGCGTCCTTCGGTGACGCGTCCGCGAACCACTCCACCCTCACCGGGGCGGTCGGCACCGCGCTGAACGCCGCCCACCGCGGGCTGGACGTCCCGCTGCTGCTGGTCTGCGAGGACAACGGGTACGGCATCTCGGTGCCCACGCCGGCGGGCTGGGTCGAGCACGCCTACGGCTCCCGCCCCGGCCTGGACTACCGGGCGGTCGACGGCTCCGACCCGGCCACCGCCTGGCCGCGGATCGCGGAGGCGGCCGCCCGGGTCCGCCGCCGCCGCCGACCGCTGTTCCTGCACCTGCGGACCGTCCGCTACCTCGGCCACGCGGGCAGTGACGCCGAGGTCAGCTACCGGACGCCACGGGCCATCGAGGCCGACTACGCCCGCGACCCCCTGCTGGGGACGGCCCGGGTGCTCGCCGGCCTCGGCCGGACCCCGGCGGAGCTGCTGGGCCGCTACTCCGCCGCCCGCGCGGCGGTCGACGCCGAGGCCACCCGGCTGCGCGGGGGCCGCCGGCTCGGCTCGGCGCCGGAGGTGATGGCCCCGCTCGCCCCGCGGCGGCCCGAGCGGGTGGCCGTGGCGGCCCGCGCGTACCGCCCCTCGCCGGGTGCGGCCGGCCGGACCCTGGCGGAGTCCGTCAACGCCGCGCTGGCGGCGATCCTGGAGGCCGACCGTCGGGTGCTGGTGTTCGGCGAGGACGTCGGGGTCAAGGGCGGCGTCTACGGCGTGACCGGTGGCCTGGCCCGGCGCTTCGGCGCCGCCCGGGTGTTCGACAGCGTCCTCGACGAGCAGTCGATCCTCGGGATGGGGCTGGGTGCGGCGCTGGCCGGGCTGGTGCCCGTCCCCGAGATCCAGTACCTCGCCTACCTGCACAACGCCGAGGACCAGCTGCGCGGCGAGGCGGCGACGCTCCGCTTCTTCTCCTCCGGCCGCTTCCCCAACCCGCTGGTGGTCCGCGTCGCCGGGCTGGCCTACCAGCGCGGCTTCGGCGGCCACTTCCACAACGACAACGCCCTCGGCGTGCTCCGCGACATCCCCGGCCTGGTGCTCGCCTGCCCCAGCCGGGGCGACGACGCCGCGGCGATGCTGCGCACCTGCGTCGCCGCCGCGGCCACGGACGGCACGGTGGCGGTGTTCCTCGAGCCCATCGCGCTGTACCACCGCCGCGACCTGCACGCCCCGGGCGACGGCGGCTGGCTGAGCGCCGACGACGCCGGCCACGTCCCGGTCGGCGCCGCCCGGCTGCACCCCGCCGGGGCGGCGGCGACGGCGGACCTGACGCTGGTCAGCTTCGGCAACGGCGTCCCGATGAGCCTGCGGGTGGCCCGCCGGCTCGCCGGTCACGGCGTCCGGGCCGACGTGCTGGACCTGCGCTGGCTGGCCCCGCTGCCCGTCGAGGACCTGCTGGCCGCCGCCCGGACCACCGGGCGGGTGCTCGTGGTCGACGAGACCCGGCACACCGGCGGCGTCGGCGAAGGGGTGGTGACCGCCCTCGTCGAGCACGGCTTCGGCGGGGCGGTCGCCCGGGTGTCGAGCGCGGACAGCTTCGTCCCGCTGGGGCCGGCGGCCGCGCACGTGCTGCTGGACGAGGACGAGATCGAGAAGGCGGCGCTCACCCTCGCCGGCGGCGGGGCGGGCCCATGA
- a CDS encoding aldehyde dehydrogenase family protein encodes MTTRTAPATPVTSVVAGAAVPGGRTVASTNPAHLDQVVGEVVLAEADAFVAGAEAARKAQEGWAAVPAPVRGRAIAHIGRLVEENAEALARLVTDEIGKPFAEALGEVREIVDTCDFFLGEGRRLYGQTVPSEMPDKQLFTFRKPVGTVAIITAGNFPVAVPSWYVVPALLAGNTVVWKPAEYSAVVSAAFHELFVRGGGLPDGVFNVVHADGAATYDGLTRALEAGLVDKVGFTGSSPVGREIGALTGRHLQTACLELGGKNPLVVTPSADLELAVEGALFSGFGTAGQRCTSLGTVIVHASVHEEFLRRFNAAVAAAPVGDPRGEVLMGPMLDAKFAERYEEYLTWLQPHHRVQGAAGRITADNPRVGFVGDPAAGLFYHPVVVDGVLAGDRLFAEETFGPIVGITTYTTLAEAVDLANAPGYGLSSAIYTSDAQEAFTFRDRIGAGMVSINNSTSGAEAHLPFGGNGKSGNGSRQSGIWVLDQFTRWQSVNWDYSGRLQKAQMDVVELVPDTTFRLPG; translated from the coding sequence ATGACCACCCGCACCGCCCCCGCCACCCCCGTCACGTCGGTCGTCGCCGGCGCGGCGGTGCCCGGCGGCCGCACCGTCGCCAGCACCAACCCGGCCCACCTCGACCAGGTGGTCGGCGAGGTCGTGCTGGCCGAGGCGGACGCCTTCGTGGCGGGCGCCGAGGCCGCCCGCAAGGCCCAGGAGGGGTGGGCGGCGGTGCCCGCGCCCGTCCGCGGCCGGGCCATCGCGCACATCGGCCGGCTGGTCGAGGAGAACGCCGAGGCGCTCGCCCGGCTGGTCACCGACGAGATCGGGAAGCCCTTCGCGGAGGCGCTGGGCGAGGTCCGCGAGATCGTCGACACGTGCGACTTCTTCCTGGGCGAGGGCCGCCGGCTCTACGGCCAGACGGTGCCCAGCGAGATGCCCGACAAGCAGCTGTTCACCTTCCGCAAGCCCGTCGGCACGGTCGCCATCATCACCGCCGGCAACTTCCCCGTCGCGGTGCCGTCGTGGTACGTCGTGCCCGCGCTGCTGGCGGGGAACACCGTCGTCTGGAAGCCGGCCGAGTACTCCGCCGTGGTCAGCGCGGCGTTCCACGAGCTGTTCGTGCGCGGCGGCGGGCTGCCCGACGGCGTCTTCAACGTCGTGCACGCCGACGGCGCCGCGACCTACGACGGGCTGACGCGGGCCCTCGAGGCGGGACTGGTCGACAAGGTCGGCTTCACCGGCTCCAGCCCGGTCGGGCGCGAGATCGGCGCCCTGACCGGCCGGCACCTGCAGACCGCCTGCCTGGAGCTGGGCGGCAAGAACCCCCTGGTCGTCACGCCCAGCGCCGACCTCGAGCTCGCCGTCGAGGGGGCGCTGTTCTCGGGCTTCGGCACGGCCGGTCAGCGGTGCACGTCACTCGGCACGGTGATCGTGCACGCGTCGGTGCACGAGGAGTTCCTGCGCCGGTTCAACGCGGCCGTCGCGGCGGCCCCGGTGGGCGACCCGCGCGGTGAGGTGCTGATGGGGCCGATGCTGGACGCCAAGTTCGCGGAGCGCTACGAGGAGTACCTGACCTGGCTGCAGCCCCACCACCGCGTGCAGGGCGCCGCCGGGCGGATCACGGCGGACAACCCCCGGGTCGGCTTCGTCGGCGACCCGGCGGCAGGCCTGTTCTACCACCCCGTGGTCGTCGACGGAGTGCTCGCGGGCGATCGTCTCTTCGCCGAGGAGACGTTCGGCCCGATCGTCGGGATCACCACCTACACGACGCTGGCCGAGGCCGTCGACCTGGCCAACGCGCCGGGGTACGGGCTGTCGTCGGCGATCTACACCTCCGACGCCCAGGAGGCCTTCACCTTCCGGGACCGCATCGGGGCCGGGATGGTCAGCATCAACAACTCGACCTCCGGCGCCGAGGCGCACCTGCCCTTCGGCGGCAACGGGAAGTCGGGCAACGGCTCCCGGCAGTCCGGCATCTGGGTGCTCGACCAGTTCACCCGCTGGCAGTCGGTCAACTGGGACTACTCCGGCCGGCTGCAGAAGGCCCAGATGGACGTCGTCGAGCTGGTCCCCGACACCACCTTCCGGCTGCCCGGCTAG